A genomic stretch from Elusimicrobiota bacterium includes:
- a CDS encoding transposase — GIESTNSELKRAHGLGRLRVRGGKRVRLSVYLKATACNLKRALRCWIEPGLAVEGAVALA, encoded by the coding sequence CGGGCATCGAGTCCACGAACTCGGAGCTCAAGCGGGCTCATGGGCTGGGGAGACTGCGTGTGCGCGGAGGAAAGCGGGTCCGGCTGTCGGTTTACTTGAAGGCGACGGCGTGCAACCTCAAACGCGCGCTGAGGTGCTGGATCGAACCTGGGCTGGCCGTGGAGGGCGCGGTCGCGC